The Asterias rubens chromosome 1, eAstRub1.3, whole genome shotgun sequence genome segment ATAATTGCTAGCTTCGCGAGTTCATTTCAGTTAATACTTATtgttgctttcattattatcagtTTGCAACTACGCTATAGTTTTACCTTCAGGTGACACCTTACCTATGCTcattttcaaagagctgctaagcatttggtaaaaacaggattaccaaccaaatgttcatgtgattttcaggataagcaaacaacatgCGCTGGATACCAGcaacaagcagtatgcaacaaatggcaatttggttgataatcctgtttttatcaagggagaaatttcatgctaaacaaattattgtgcttagcagctaaaATTGGGCCTTGATGTACGTGCAGACCCAAGCACAGACCCGGTTGGGATATGCTAGTGCAAATATCATAcacttggtctatctcaacatatgcatacaataacaaatctgtgaaaactttggctCAATTAGTaatcgaatttgcaaaagaataatgaaagacccCCCTGTTGTGGGCTTTTAGATTAATTTGATTCaaaaaattatctctttctcaaaaactacgttgcttcagagggagccatttctcacaatgttttataccatcacgGTTCttcatttttatgctaacaattattttggagtTATCACATCGATAGGCCTACGTGCAGGAAAGAGCACCAAGCACAAACCCAGTTGTGATTTGCTCGCTCAGAGAACATACACGTGGGTTAATGGGACAGAGCAGATTTCGCTTTAATTAACGCGTACACTGCGTTCTCCTTAACCAATATGATGTATGCAACCGATATGAAATATTTCTCGTGTTTGTGAAGAAATATCAATTCGGAAGAAAATAGCAATAAAAGAAAACCCAACGTAAACAACCTTCCCCAGCGAATTAATACATGGAGATGGGTATTCGTTACAATTTCTTTCTCCCAACGTGACACGTGAAAGCGCGAGATAACAGTGCCTCGCTCATTTCATTTGCAGCTACTCCTTCATTTTCTCTGgtaaaatattgtgggaaaaTACCTTTAGGAAATCTTCAGTAATATGAAGTCGCACGTCAGACCGCCTTTCATTTGATCATGCAGTGGCTTtgttgacatacatgtacatgtagtttcctAGGAAGATATGACTTGGGAGTGAGAGTGAGCCTATTAAAGACAGACATTGAAATACTCCGAACACATGACGTCATACCTGTCATGGACACTGTGAAAATGCGATATTTACTGTTCAGTTTGCGCAAGAGCAACATAAcatcaaattaatgttttttgctATAACCTATATTTGGCTCGGGCCAACACATTAGTTCTAGAAACCTAATTTCTGTGCGTTTAGTCCGTCAACTACTGCgttgctttttatttttggggCGAAACTGTTTCCCGTTTACTCACTGCAGCACACACGCCTTCTAGAATTTGTAAGTGGTTATTGCAGCAAATAACGATAGTCTAGTCACAAAAATAGGGTACACTCTGTTCAAATAACAAGGTAGAAACAACTATTGTAGTGGCCTGCAGGGGatgcttattttacacactAAAAAATCTCAACCTCCCCTTTAATATTCAAATCAGAGGAGGCTGTCACTGGCATAAAGAGGCTCGCGGACGGTAGCCCATAACCAGTTCCAAGCACTTGACATTGCAGAACCTGTTCactcaaaaaatgaaaatatataCTTTCTCCGGAGATTGTCGAGTTTCTCCTTAGGGCACTCGGCCGTCATTCATGAGCACTACTCGGTGCCAGTCTGGCTCCGGCCAACGTcctctatatacatgtatattccaCCTCATtcacaacggtgtttttttaattttatttgggtTTTCCCTCTGATCACTGCCAAGGGCATCTACCTGACGATTTCAGGAATCCAATCTGGGTAGATAAACACTAGATGGGCATTCGGGTGATTGGACACAATCCAGTTAGCGAAATCCCCTGACTAATTTAAATGATAAACTCCGATAGTGCCATACTAGAATCGCGGTGGATATGGCTTCAAGTTTAAAGATACGCCACTCGACTATCAATTTCTCCGTTTGTTAACTTACTTCGCTCCCGACACGCAAGAAACATCTTATATGATTTAACATAAACACCAGTTGCATGAACATAAGTTGATCCACActcatattttttaaaatagatCATTGTTTTATTACAAGTGCCCAAAATATTTACATGATACAAAGGTACGATACACAACACCAATGCACAGCTATAATAGCAAAGAgctttagtataaaacatgaacGGTAAAAACCTATGATAAACATATTGATTGGGTTGGATATctcattatacattttttttagatGTGGATCCACCATGTTTTTTGAAAACAGGAAGAAGCACAGAAGCCCCATCTCCGGTGTCATTCAGAACAAATCAAAATGTGCTTATCatattaatacaaataataaaacccATACAAACgggggaaatagtttaaaaagATACATTGTTTGAAGATGATTGTAGGTGCATCCAAAAACCTAATCAGAATTGAATACATAAAAAACAAGTCAGCTTGTTCGATGACAGAACTCAAACCTAcagtttttaattgttaaaaaaatgatcCTTGCCTTCATTGAATAGCTTAAAAGTTGTGCGCTAGAAATAAAACTCTGTACAATTTGTAAGGGAAAACTGAATGATCGTTTGTACAGTAAATTGGATACACATTTTAAGATAAGAACATAAGACGATAAGTGTTGGCATCTCCTTCACACCCGGCTGTTTCTTTACACAGTAACTCATTGTTTACACAGTTGCAGGTATAAAAGGTTAATCTACATCGCTACCGTTGTTTGCGTATAATTCAAAATCCTTATTCCTCCTTcccttttttcttctcattacACCTTTGCGACTGCTAGATCCAATAGGCCCATTTATACATGCTCACCGTTTGCGCAGGGAGATGTTGACTTTATCCACGCGAATCAAGGCCCTAATACGAATTAAGTAGAAAACTTCGCACGGAACCACGGATGGTGATATTAATAACAAGAGGTGAACCAACTTTAGATGTTTGTATTCGAAATTGGAGGTTGTGGGGGTTGAAaaaaatttgtccttgttttgaTTGGGATGCCGTTCAGTCCAGACACCCATACAAAAACAATGACACTTGCATCTTGTTAAAACTGCTATATTAAAGTCTACCTTTAAATCGAAAACATATTTTAAGTGCATTTCGAATCAGCTACTGGATTGTGCGTGTATAATTAGTTCTACACTAAGGATAATAGTTATTTTTCAAAGGCAGTCATATTTTACATATAGTAATAATCAAGTATTTACAATCGTGTTAAACAAACATTGTTCAAAATACACAACCACTCATAATAATacattcttatttttgtttccccttttaAACTTAGAATCTAAAAGGACCTCATATCAACTTTGTATATTGTACTTTTATTGTTGTATTGTGTCTGTACCCATTCGTTAGTTCCAGATGTTAGAGCATATAGGCCTGTTCGACATTTAACATGTTTACTCTTGCACATCCTCCTCATCGAACTGTCAATACGTTGATATGTTTGTATTCCACACCATCGAACTGCCAATAcgttgaaatatttgtttaactaTGGTGCGAGTGTACAACATTACACCAAAGCAAACCCACGTTAGAACTAGTAAGGCAAGGTCACATTGTTCGCTTATAATACTTAGTAAAGGAAAGAAAGGTCTTAAAAAGCATTAAAACAAATGGCATTATACAATAGCAGATCAACAGCGAGTGCATTCAAAATTGATATGAATTATAAATctattttaaaaagggaaaaccctgctttaaaaacaacaagaaacgTTGAAACCAATAGTGGGTGTACATTGCTGTTCTCTTTGGCAATATCCAAGGATATTGTTTACCGGGCGGCAGCCATCTTTGTCAAGTTCCCGATGTCAATTAACATAACGTTGATTACTTTTGTATGAACTAAAAGGGAAACAGACTATGTTGTGACTAGTTGCAATAGAAATGCTATAAGCCCGAATTGCGTGCTTCAAGATACTAATTATTCACAAAATGGAATTAATGACATTTTCTGAAACCAATTGAACGAATAAATCAGAtaggttaattttattttgtaaaagggTAACATTTCAATTTGCATTCCATTCTGTGGTATTTCAGTTGTCTCATCCATCCGTAGATTGTGTGTTAAAAAACTTTGTGTGATATGTTAGACACATTACTATAACAATATTTGGTtagggtaaatttgtctgtatacaacCAAACCAACAGTGCAATAGtggccaccatacctcaaaaggcTAATTATAGTTATGTCTGATAATTATTTCCCTTACCCCAGTGTGCATCAACATACTGTTACATGGCAATGGTCTGCCTTGTAAAACCATCATACTCCAATAAAAAAAGGCGGATTTTAACTCCAAAGTTTACTCTCATGTCAGAGAACATCATCATGAATCCCGCGCTTGCAATCGACTGATTTTGACTATTGCCCGTTCTCGTACGGTACTTCACCAGGCTGGGTGACCGTCTTCTCCTCCATTGGCATGCCTTGGGGTTGTTGGGTGTAGCCTGGTGGTGGTGCTCCCTGGTTGCCTGACTGAGGGTACTGTGTTACAACCATTGGCTGTGCTGCTGGGGTTGATGTGATGATGGTGGTATTCTGTTGGGGCGAGTGGTAGTCAGCTGTAGAGTGGAGAGAAGACAGAGAGGAATTGATGAAACATTCAATCACTAAGGATAGAGTGCAACCTCCGTTGCTATAATATGCACGCGAGGTattatgaaagtaaacaatCAGAACATATTACGCGTTGccatgtatataaaaaaaaaaaaaaaaaaaaaaaaaaaaattccagcaCAATTGCTTCACCATCGCTAGTGGGATTTAACGTTCTtaaaccagccaaaataaagTATAACTTACAGGGAACGTTTTCATTCAACATTTTCGAATAAGAAAATATTCATACTGAAAAGTTTTGTGCATACAGTGCATGCTAATATTGagaagcaaatgatgatttGGGAGTaacaactgatacattttgtgtagcttTTTACTTTGCTATGCAAGGGAAATGGTTCACTGACAAAACTGATGTGTTGTTGAGCATACATTTGTTAATGAATAGGAATACTACGAGTATAATATTTGTGCATAAAATATACAGCCCGAGTTTTAAATGTCAATAAACCAATGTGTCTTTTTCCCCATATGGTGAAGTCAGACCCACGATCGAGCAAAATAGCAAACGAATGCttctctatacatgtagtaataTTATAACAGACAATTTCGTTTGAACACGAACAATATTTAGATTCTGACCTCACATCAAGGAACCTTTTACTTATCGTGCATAATAATGTTATTGAGAACAATATAATTAATTGcgtatcccccccccccgacttgACTTAAGTCCCAATCCTGTGTGAgtacttttatttataatcCCATTGCCAGAACGTCAGAAAACTCCCACAACCTGTGCCATTTTCGggagctacattttgacggcggataTGCTTTTGGGACCTCTCGCAcaagaacgggacttgaatcaagtctacccccccccccccgagaccAGTGTCACTTCTTTCCAGGGAGTGATGTGCGTGAAGACATTTTGAAACTTACCAGATAGACCGAGGAAGGCAATTCCCCACATGATGCTCCAGATCCATCCGATCAGGAAGATCCAGCAGGTCAGCAATTGGAGAAGTCCAACAAAGATGTTCAGACAACACGTACCCACCTTACCAGCACCCTCTTGACCTGGGTTACCGCAGCAAAACACAGAGAAACCAGCAACGATCGTTCCTGTaagataacaataatttaaattatAAGCAACATATCAAgataatttttcaaatgttaATGTTACATGTAGCATTAtcttatttgttattgtttactgGTTGTTAttggttgttttatttgttattgtttactttttatattTAGCTATAccttttaaaaattgtatttatgcCTCATTTAATGTTAACTATGACTGAAATTcttaatcaaattcaaaattttaatTAACATGCAAGCAATAATAATTGTCAACATGGTCCCCATTGTCACATCAAGCTTTGAGATGCACCCGTTTCCTAATGAATGTAGGGGGCTGTAATTGCACATCTCCAGTCAAAATGACGAAATTAATGCTATTAAGAATAAACTGAACACCCTGCATGttgtagaaaaaaaatcatatcatatttgaaatgtgacgtcaggACTTTTTTCGATTTTCAAATAAACGAACACAGTTTGCTTATTATAGGCATCTAAGCGGGACTCTTAttagaaaatgaagaataataAGAAATTAACTTAACCTTGGAGCCCATAGAGAGCTCTATATATAAATATTGCATATAAACTGAACGCAGGGTATCTATGGGTTACCTAAAATcgttagtaattaccaataccgtTCGGATAATTAAACACCAATGCCACACAATCTAACCAGTATTATTCCCTCTACTAAAAGTTGAGAGAGACACCATAAAACAACGACCTTTTTATTTCTGCACAAACACGGTTTAGAGCGACGTGGGGTTAATCAACTTTTATCGAACCACTTGTTTTCCTGCATACTTTGTCGAAATTacgggttttttttccctgtgACATCCGTCTCCTTGTGTGGAGTAAGGCTCCCTCTAAATCATGCACAATCTAATCTCTACGGGAGCACTTTTCGAGTGCCACCATGAACAACTTGCTGTCACGGGCTCCTCACAAGCCACGTGACTCGGCTCGTGTCCGTAACCCCAGAAGACGTTTTATTGAACGCCTGCACAGCGACGGTATATTGCCCCAGCTATATATTCCCTTTAGCTTGGGTTTTATCCCTTTGCATCTTCGTAATGACCAACTCAGATTTCCTGTATGTGGAGTACAGTTCCCAGGGGGGCTTCAGGTAAAAGCTCTAAAAAATAATGCGCGGTAAAAACGTAACTGTCATTCTTCTTTCCAATTCGCAGTCGCGATTTACGACGGAATGTAGCCATATGCCTTTTTTCGGCGAGTGTGATTAGAAAATAAATGGTCGGCCTTAATTGCGAGATCGACAGAGCttgcttttttgtttaaccagATCCTGGATAATTTATCCCTCTGTCAAACGTTTCGTATAGAATCATTATTGACTGAAGCCTGCGTTACGCTCTTATTTCATTTTGCGCATTTAACTTTCAGATCTGCCGACGACTCGACGAACTGTTTTCCAATGAATGCGCAACGTGGATGGatgtttcatcaaaaataacTACAGGAGGGGACATATTTTTCGAAGGCATGGTTGTTTGCAAAAAAACAGGATTTGATATAATGTATAGGTAATAATATGTTTGATTTTGCAGCCGTAGCACAGCCCATGGGAGAAGAACAACATTTTAATAGATGTGTGCTCCCTTTCTTCATCCCAaaatttgaagaagaagaaaataaaaagtgaaatcTCCTTAGACGAGTAGAATGATATCAATGTGTTATCCCATTGAGCATTTGCATGAATCTTGCCGGCAAAATGTCCAGTCTATGTGGCCTTTTTGCAAGCATGAAATGCCATAGGTTAACATGGTCCGATAAAGGTCCATTTCATCTTTGATACGTACGATCTAATCACTTATATTTCATAGCTACCAGACTACTCCCTATGTTAGCCCTCCATACTTTGGCCATCCACAGAGGAGTAAAAACAACTCGGGATGTCTACATGGCTAAGTCCTTCCATACTTGGGGATAAGTGGTATTCAATCTGCGGCAATATTGGAAATTACTAGAATAAGACACTTCATTTGATGAAAAACCCTCAGATGGGAGTTCCCCTTGATCCTCAAACTGAAGCTAGGTAACCCCACAGCAAtatttatgattaaaaaaaaacattcgttttggaaaaaagttaaaaagacGTGGGCATGCTCGTATGAATCCGTCAATGGACAACAGTAATTTTAAAGGAGGATTCCCATTTTcgagattttgtttttgtcttgttttttttgtatttttttgtatttttttgtatttttttttttttggggggggggggctagaaAAAAAATTACGCCGTCAAGCAATCTATGActtaaacaatttaaagaaaaaaggtaACAAATCCCGTTTGGTGAGTTGGTCTATTTGTACAGTAGAGACGAAAAACACAGTGGACCATTATGTGATGACGTTATTAGTAATTAACAAATCAAATGAAAGCGCTCACAAATTGACAATTAAAACGTAGTTTAACACGGTAAAGTAAACAATGGACATCTTCCGGCACTTACAAGTTGCGAGTTAATTAAACCCGAGTGACGTGTGAAGTTAAACATGTTTGTCTTATGCTTAATTGTTTCATACCGCATACGACCGTACTATTTATGTTTTACATTATTCACAAGTTGGTTCACGGAGCGACATAAAAGTGGGGATAACTATACGTCATTTTGTCTGATGTGGAAGAGACATTTTCTTTGAATAATTTCAGACCCGAAATATGATTGatgcagggaacgatttcatcctGCACTCTTTGGTTTTACAATATTTTGACAGAACAGGCTTAGTACACACTGCAACTGAATGCTATTACTAGCAATTGGCGTTTTTTGCGTAGCAACAGAACATTTCGGATAGCTTTCTACTCTGGCATGcaagggaaattgttcactgTTGATGGCATCAATATTGGGGTATTCATATAATATCGTCAGCaacaataacagaaaaaaagagaatgtttttttacttGATGAAAAATACTACTACATTAGGGCCGAATAACAAAGTACTAACATGTGTCGCATCGAGGCTTTAGACTAATGTTGCATGTACTGTAGCAGCTTGTCTGGATCAAATTACAGTGAATTTTCTACATTACGGAGCCTAAAATAAACTGGGAACAACTCACACATCCGAGACCCGATAGAGCTGATGTCTAGCTAGGGATTGCTGTAATGTGCTTAAAAGGAAAATCCGTAAAAAGGGCATGACATTTGGAAGTCCCTATCGACACCATCCTTGTTTATGCAGGACGTTGCAAAAAAAGAGATCGAAATTTTGTGTATAAGTGGTTATAAATCAATGCTTAAGTAAACGAGAGAGAATTTAGCTTAGGTTATGGCAACATATGTATTTAAAGAAATATGTCATGACGAGTTTGATTATTCTTTGCCACTCTACTAaaaaaaactcccgggtcagagtTGACCCGGATCTCGGATCACAGACGGAATAGTAATAATGTTAAACTGTTTTAAAACCGACGGACCGTTTTTGTCGCCATTGTTCAAATCAACATGTCTATTTCGCAGAAACTAATTCACGAAGAAATTTAATCGTCTGAATTTAACTTGACAAACTTATATTATAAACTGAGATTTTCAAGTGTCATTGGCGTGGGTCTAACCTAATGCATTCCCTCAATTATCTCATTAAACCCAAATAAGAAAACGATTCAAACCGCGTTGAAAAATTTGCATCTAAATAGGTGAATAATTCTGAATGAATTCAAAATATTATCGCAGTAATCCATGCGCCTTATCATGGAACGACCGATTCTACACACTCTCTTCCGAAACTGAAGCAATAAAAGCAAACACCAAAATGGATATCAGATTTCTCACATTGCATCGCGAGGACACATCGCGTCCAAACCGAAAGGCAGTAGGAATAGAACATTTCGATAAAAATGTAAATCCCCCACTCAAGTCTCTGTATGGCTTCCGCAACGAGGAAGCACCACGGTGTAGGATTCTGCCTCTttattgcacatacatgtaaactgaaTACAAGCATCGCCCCAGGTTTTTTTATATGCCAGTTagttagcccccccccccccttctctacCCAccgaaaaaataaaaccatagaCTCGCAAAGATGCTGCGGATGATGACGACGCGTTCATTCTAAATTCGAGGGCAACTCTATACACTCCTCTCTTTAGTATACAAGTGTAAAGAAACACCGAGGATCAATTTTCCCTGACAACCACTCGGGCTCACTTTATGGTTGCAAAAAGCGTTGTGCAATCATAGGGCAATTGTTGCCCCCACACATAGCCCGTGGCCATGCCCACCAACTATATCTTCCAATGGACATTCAGTGTTTTGTCGCCTCTATGAATACCTTCACTCCCAAACTCTGTCCCTAAAGTTGTTTGTGTGAAAAGTAATGTTCAAAGCAGACTGATATCATCGAAGAAGATAATGAGACTGCGATTGAGAAATGTCAAAGAGCTAGAATGAGAAGCACCTTTTTAGTGAACGATTTTCAGTATCTGCTGACACTACCTTCTAACACGGGGGTGCCTGtactttcatttttatttttcaattcacAGTAGGATAAGCATCGttatatataaattgtaatGTAGGGCCCGTGGGTGAATACAAGGGGTCTGAGGCTGGAGGATAGTTTCCACCTGAGTTGTCGTTAAAAACGCGAGTACCAGCATAATATgtgaagaatatttttttttatcattaaaaaaaatatcaataataGTTCACTATAGGAGTACGGTAGTCGACGGCTTTTTCTGTTTTAATCGGCAGGGTGAAGGGACTTTTTTCTATTGCAGAATGTTGCATGAATAATTATAACCAAATGGCTGATAGCACAAACGATAGGCAACCATGGAAGTATTCGAAATGCCTTTCCCAAAAGTCCTGGGCACAACTGAATCTGGAAAAAGGGTGTCCGAAATAAGACCCGATGCCATGCATGCATGCTCTCCTGCTATGCCGAAAGTGACATTACAATGGGTGCTTACAATTTACATTCCCGAAGGGGGACGACAAAACTTTCACACGTTCTAGTCGCTTTTATTCTCAGCCAAATGGATGACGTGCACGCAGCGAGAGAAAACAAGTGCAGTAACTGTCCATTTTGCATGCAGGCTGTGAGGACACCCGTAGTGATGCCAGTTTTTAATAATAGAAAAACATgtagaaatacatgtatatttatggATATAGATTAAATGGATGGATCTATCTATCTTTCTTGTCCAGGGTgagggtacgaagtgtcctgacacctaCTACAAAACCTATATTATATTTTTACATGAATCATTTGCGCTTAATTTAAATTCGGACACTTTATGTTTTAAGGAATGATACATGACCTATGTAGACAACTAACTTGATTTCGTTTCAACGCAGGGCCTAACAGTTTTAGGGTTTTAGGTAGGAGAGATCCAGTCACCAAatattgttgttaaaaaaaactgaaagtaAGTTTGTGGCCGTTCTTTAGATCTGTAACCAATAGttgggttttttctttaaatacaaataaaacaagtgtatttatcaataaaaataaaacaaacattctgtGTCTCAAACACATCATTGATGTAAGTTTTACGAGTTAGTTGGACATGCATGGCGTGTGTATCTATAAAATTCTTACATCATTTCCACCAGTAGAATGCGGTTACATTAGTGAATCTACTCAACCCATGTTCGCCAaggttactcaaaatagtttccCATGTTGACCATTTGATACTTGCCATCCTTGGCATTCTTTCACCATGCACCAACCATACGGTACCTGAAACACCATGCTGAAACACGCCAAGGTGAGGCGGGTTTTCTTTTGGTGCTAAATCCTTGGTTACGCCATAGCATcacg includes the following:
- the LOC117293959 gene encoding protein SPEC3-like, with translation MTTVVQQPQQGAVTTVVVTEKQPNACRQAIPALHIAAAVPCLILNIFLPGIGTIVAGFSVFCCGNPGQEGAGKVGTCCLNIFVGLLQLLTCWIFLIGWIWSIMWGIAFLGLSADYHSPQQNTTIITSTPAAQPMVVTQYPQSGNQGAPPPGYTQQPQGMPMEEKTVTQPGEVPYENGQ